A window from Ignavibacteriota bacterium encodes these proteins:
- a CDS encoding T9SS type A sorting domain-containing protein, whose product MNRPSLPRRLYPIAALLLLLLPSAYAQDYVLIGWSESGMHCINKDFSKMALMPPGNTLRAQLIHRLPDGLPQAVTTGFTVEYSIPNNTTSITKTNFWTYAKTLFGLAQDLPANVGLSGKGLAGFMDTTGNSFVATGIPVMPYADSNTTKLAPYQLAHLVAKDPASGEVLATTDIVIPVSNEVGCAQSGCHSSEADVLNDHESVTGFSKTGPVLCGKCHASAGAGLPGNGSVMSLSMAVHNKHKNRVGTATSIAACYKCHPGPTTQCLRDVMSTNPVKPMICQDCHGTMATLVTSLTNGRRPWLDEPSCGDSSCHGSSFSEEAGKMFRESRGHGKLFCSVCHGSPHAILPSREANDNLQSIRLQGTAAPMRDCRVCHALVIPVFGPHGISFNPTSVKEAGVPVVNALAQNYPNPFNPSTSIRVSLAHPGFVTLQVFDHLGRTVRTIAKDVRDAGNWVEEWRGDDDGGRPVASGVYFCRLTVQDMDGTGTGFTSTVKMLLVR is encoded by the coding sequence ATGAACCGCCCTTCGTTACCCCGGCGTCTCTATCCCATCGCTGCACTGTTACTGCTTCTTCTTCCCTCCGCCTATGCGCAGGACTACGTCCTGATCGGCTGGAGCGAGTCAGGCATGCATTGCATCAATAAAGACTTTTCCAAGATGGCGTTGATGCCCCCGGGAAATACCCTCCGGGCACAGCTGATCCATCGACTACCCGATGGCCTCCCCCAGGCGGTCACGACCGGATTCACGGTCGAGTATTCCATTCCAAACAACACGACCTCCATCACCAAGACCAATTTCTGGACCTACGCAAAGACGCTGTTCGGACTTGCCCAGGACCTCCCCGCCAATGTTGGCCTGTCCGGCAAAGGGCTTGCTGGCTTCATGGATACGACCGGGAACAGCTTCGTCGCTACGGGCATCCCCGTGATGCCGTATGCGGATTCCAACACCACGAAGCTCGCCCCCTACCAGCTCGCTCACCTCGTTGCGAAGGATCCCGCATCAGGAGAAGTGCTGGCGACCACCGATATCGTCATCCCCGTGAGCAACGAGGTCGGCTGCGCACAGTCGGGGTGCCACAGCTCTGAAGCGGATGTCCTCAATGACCACGAGTCGGTGACCGGGTTCAGCAAGACCGGTCCCGTGTTGTGCGGCAAGTGTCACGCCTCCGCCGGCGCAGGACTTCCCGGCAACGGGAGCGTGATGTCGCTCTCCATGGCGGTGCACAACAAGCATAAGAACCGCGTCGGCACCGCAACGTCCATCGCGGCATGTTACAAATGCCATCCCGGCCCGACGACACAGTGCCTGCGCGATGTGATGTCCACCAACCCTGTCAAGCCGATGATCTGCCAGGATTGCCACGGAACCATGGCCACCCTGGTCACTTCGTTGACGAACGGACGCAGGCCGTGGCTGGACGAACCTTCGTGCGGCGACTCCAGCTGCCACGGCAGCAGCTTCTCGGAAGAAGCAGGCAAGATGTTCAGAGAGTCACGCGGACATGGCAAACTCTTCTGCTCGGTGTGCCACGGAAGCCCGCATGCGATCCTTCCCTCTCGTGAGGCGAACGACAATCTCCAGAGCATACGTTTGCAGGGAACCGCCGCACCGATGCGCGACTGCCGCGTCTGCCACGCTCTGGTGATCCCGGTCTTCGGCCCTCATGGCATCAGTTTCAATCCGACGTCCGTGAAGGAAGCCGGTGTCCCGGTGGTCAATGCCCTCGCACAGAACTATCCCAATCCATTCAACCCATCCACATCCATTCGCGTCTCGCTCGCTCACCCGGGCTTTGTCACGCTGCAGGTCTTCGACCACCTCGGAAGAACGGTCCGCACCATCGCAAAGGACGTCCGCGATGCAGGGAACTGGGTCGAAGAATGGCGTGGGGATGACGACGGCGGCCGCCCGGTAGCAAGCGGGGTGTACTTCTGCAGGCTGACGGTGCAGGACATGGATGGCACCGGGACGGGCTTCACGTCCACGGTCAAGATGCTCCTCGTGCGCTGA
- a CDS encoding L-serine ammonia-lyase, producing MDLSIFDIYSIGIGPSSSHVVGPMRAARLFAQQLNERSLLAPTTSVRVELFGSLARTGPGHGTLRALVLGLCGELPDEVDPDAVENMVEEIRINGRLRVLGVHDIGFHPDDDIVFRLADTLSYHSNGMRFTAYGPDHTEIDRAVYYSTGGGFLAVETSEGVRPVGGERAPARFHFSTAAALLRQCDNHMLSIPDLILENEKTWRTEAEIRNGLLRIWEVMQACVERGIRANGHLPGGLGVERRAPQIYRELVNNPERTLRDVLSILDWVNLYAFAVNEENAAGGRVVTAPTNGAAGIIPAVLHYYQRFCSNPSEDGVVKFLLTAGAIAMLYKTNASISGAEVGCQGEVGVACSMAAAGLTAALGGSNPQIEEAAEIGMEHNLGLTCDPVGGLVQVPCIERNAMGAVKAVNASRLALRGDGKHIVSLDTVIATMRQTGLDMKSTYKETSLGGLAVNVVEC from the coding sequence ATGGACCTCAGTATCTTCGATATCTATAGTATCGGCATCGGGCCATCGAGCTCTCACGTCGTCGGCCCGATGCGCGCTGCACGCCTGTTCGCGCAACAGCTCAACGAACGGAGCCTGCTCGCCCCGACCACATCCGTCCGTGTCGAACTGTTCGGCTCGCTCGCGCGCACCGGCCCGGGGCACGGCACGCTGCGGGCCCTCGTCCTCGGCCTCTGCGGCGAACTCCCCGATGAGGTCGATCCCGATGCGGTCGAGAACATGGTCGAAGAGATACGCATCAACGGCCGGCTGCGCGTGCTGGGGGTCCATGATATCGGCTTCCATCCCGACGATGACATTGTGTTCCGGCTGGCCGACACGCTCTCCTACCACTCCAACGGGATGCGGTTCACTGCATACGGGCCGGACCATACGGAGATCGACCGGGCAGTCTACTACTCCACCGGCGGCGGATTCCTCGCGGTGGAAACCTCCGAAGGCGTGCGCCCGGTCGGCGGCGAACGTGCCCCCGCACGGTTCCACTTCAGCACCGCCGCGGCGTTGCTGCGGCAATGCGACAACCACATGCTGAGCATTCCGGACCTGATCCTCGAGAACGAGAAGACCTGGCGGACCGAAGCGGAGATACGGAACGGACTCCTGAGGATCTGGGAAGTGATGCAGGCGTGTGTGGAGCGGGGGATCCGGGCGAACGGCCATCTCCCGGGCGGACTCGGCGTCGAACGCCGGGCACCACAGATCTACCGCGAACTCGTGAACAATCCCGAACGCACGCTTCGCGATGTGCTCAGCATTCTGGACTGGGTGAACCTGTACGCGTTCGCGGTCAACGAGGAGAATGCTGCAGGTGGACGTGTCGTGACCGCGCCCACGAACGGCGCGGCCGGCATCATCCCGGCAGTCCTTCACTACTACCAGCGATTCTGTTCGAACCCCAGCGAGGATGGGGTCGTGAAATTCCTTCTGACCGCCGGGGCGATCGCGATGCTCTACAAGACGAACGCTTCGATCTCGGGAGCTGAAGTGGGGTGCCAGGGAGAAGTGGGGGTGGCCTGTTCCATGGCGGCCGCGGGCCTGACCGCCGCTCTCGGTGGATCCAACCCGCAGATCGAAGAGGCAGCGGAGATCGGGATGGAGCACAACCTCGGTCTCACCTGCGATCCGGTGGGGGGACTCGTGCAGGTGCCATGCATCGAACGCAACGCGATGGGTGCAGTGAAGGCGGTGAACGCTTCCCGACTTGCCTTGCGTGGCGATGGCAAGCATATCGTGTCACTCGATACGGTCATCGCCACGATGCGACAGACAGGCCTCGATATGAAAAGCACCTACAAAGAGACCTCGCTCGGCGGACTGGCGGTCAACGTGGTGGAGTGCTGA
- a CDS encoding transglutaminase domain-containing protein, with product MKRRSIDYVLKKPEHASSIPRVTRPLSSSTFTFPAASMKRTSFASKTFGSLALLFIILNVYVFLDREWESSFSPTSYATLYYPSDVPTIKSWTVVDRDRLQLHLSLAREVKEWKVTTNGGKPQSAFGSDPEFLIDTTFSVLNTYRLEPIPEGICPPLEVSARFYSKEFYGSLGMKHNDVYVVRSNVPCGEFEQFSVADWVDDYAYVGKEGLDSTAAILAHEVGILDSEPTFTKMEKVSRYLRIKLQNARGVPKDDERWMNPWMLYNDMAYGTGKGWCTQHAQLYVYWANRAGIPTRFVFGARTQDNTIVYTGHAFAESWIKEQNRWAFVDLSHAQIYIRDRQGRVLNTAELFQLNQFGAWDSTSTRVYMDWEWTARLNLPYTDTVVTLPFSQCNAEVRSEFTSHSVFTYRRPPNVEDVRNIYTGFYRDKTFLLANLERYLFRPQLAYSLYPTQGKETYRLRQGLFFGLVGSLVLWLVFRWRSRRKVA from the coding sequence ATGAAACGTCGTTCCATTGATTATGTGTTGAAAAAGCCGGAACATGCGAGCAGCATTCCGCGCGTCACGCGCCCACTATCCTCCTCAACCTTCACGTTCCCGGCGGCATCCATGAAACGGACATCGTTCGCATCGAAAACTTTCGGATCCCTGGCCCTTCTCTTCATCATTCTCAATGTCTATGTCTTCCTCGATCGTGAGTGGGAGTCGTCCTTCTCTCCGACGAGCTACGCAACGTTGTACTATCCATCGGATGTGCCCACCATCAAGTCATGGACGGTGGTGGACCGTGACAGGCTCCAGTTGCATCTGTCGCTTGCCCGCGAGGTGAAGGAGTGGAAGGTCACGACGAACGGCGGGAAGCCGCAGTCTGCCTTCGGGAGCGATCCCGAATTCCTGATCGACACCACGTTCAGCGTCCTGAATACCTACCGCCTCGAACCCATTCCTGAAGGGATCTGCCCGCCGCTCGAAGTCTCCGCACGATTCTACTCGAAAGAGTTCTATGGCTCGCTGGGGATGAAGCATAACGACGTGTATGTCGTGCGGTCGAATGTTCCATGTGGTGAGTTCGAACAGTTCTCGGTCGCGGACTGGGTGGACGACTATGCGTATGTGGGGAAGGAGGGGTTGGATTCGACCGCCGCCATACTTGCGCATGAGGTCGGGATCCTGGACAGCGAACCGACGTTCACAAAGATGGAGAAGGTGTCCCGGTACCTGCGCATCAAGTTGCAGAATGCCCGTGGCGTTCCGAAGGATGATGAGCGCTGGATGAATCCCTGGATGCTCTACAATGACATGGCCTATGGCACGGGGAAGGGATGGTGCACGCAGCACGCGCAGTTGTATGTCTACTGGGCGAACCGTGCCGGCATCCCCACGCGATTCGTCTTCGGAGCGCGCACGCAGGACAACACGATCGTGTACACCGGCCACGCGTTCGCGGAGTCATGGATCAAGGAGCAGAACCGGTGGGCGTTCGTGGACCTCTCCCATGCACAGATCTACATCAGGGACCGGCAGGGCCGGGTGCTGAATACGGCGGAGTTGTTCCAGTTGAACCAATTCGGTGCGTGGGACAGCACCTCGACGCGCGTGTACATGGATTGGGAATGGACGGCCCGGTTGAACCTGCCGTATACCGATACTGTCGTGACCCTGCCCTTCTCCCAGTGCAATGCCGAAGTGCGGAGTGAATTCACTTCGCACTCCGTCTTCACGTACCGCCGTCCGCCGAATGTGGAGGATGTGCGGAATATCTATACGGGGTTCTACCGGGACAAGACCTTCCTGCTGGCCAATCTGGAGCGGTATCTCTTCCGTCCGCAGCTTGCGTACTCGCTGTATCCCACGCAAGGGAAGGAGACCTATCGTTTGCGGCAGGGGTTGTTCTTCGGATTGGTAGGATCGCTCGTTCTGTGGCTTGTCTTCCGCTGGCGGTCGCGCCGGAAGGTTGCCTAG
- a CDS encoding YjbQ family protein: MPWIQKTFTLRSRARGFHLITGEILAALPELAGIHVGLLHLFIQHTSASLTINENADPDVRKDMEEHLRRLMPDNAPHYLHEAEGPDDMPGHLKSSVLGCSLTIPVTGGRLNLGIWQGVYLGEHRDDARGRHIVATIMGE; encoded by the coding sequence ATGCCCTGGATCCAGAAGACCTTCACACTCAGAAGCCGTGCACGCGGTTTTCATCTCATCACCGGCGAGATCCTCGCTGCACTTCCTGAACTTGCCGGGATCCACGTCGGACTCCTTCATCTCTTCATCCAACACACATCCGCATCGTTGACGATCAATGAGAACGCGGACCCCGATGTGCGCAAGGATATGGAAGAGCACCTCCGCCGCTTGATGCCCGACAATGCACCACACTACCTCCACGAAGCGGAAGGTCCCGACGATATGCCCGGACATCTCAAGTCCTCCGTTCTGGGATGCTCTCTTACGATACCGGTCACCGGTGGAAGGCTGAATCTGGGGATCTGGCAGGGGGTTTACCTCGGCGAACACCGCGACGACGCACGCGGCAGACACATCGTAGCCACAATAATGGGAGAATGA